DNA from Rubripirellula lacrimiformis:
TGTCCGCTTTGCTGGTCTTTCGATTTTCAGTTGCCCGTTCGGTCGACCTACAAAAAAAACCGACCGACAACCTTTTCAGATTGCCGGCCGGCTTTATGGTTTGCTTCGATCGTTCGGCGGCAAAATGGAGCCGCTGGGAGAAACGCGAAGATCTCGACGTGCTTCTGCACAAGTCTTTAGTTGATCTTGGCGAACCCTAAAAATGATCCCTCTGCCGAAAACTACTGGACCGAAGCAGTGCAGGCTTTGTTCAAAGCCAACACTTAGATTTTAGACTCGCCTGGGCGGTCAGCAAAGAGCATCGGCGTTACTTTCGCCCAACATGAAGCCGGAATGCGAAAGTTTTTCGATCTTTCACACTCCGGGCAATTTCTGTCTCCCGCCATCGGCAGGCCCGCAGCACGACCCTAGGGGGCTGGTCAGGCGGCTAACCGGCTGATGATGGCCGACTATTCCTCGTCTCGCTTGATTTCTTCGAATCCAGCAGCTTCGTCGAGGGCTTCGTAGTAACCGCGGCGAATTTCGCCGATGTCGCTGGCCACCATGCGAGCCATCATGCGATTGACGGGCTGCTTGAACTGGCGGCGTAGTTCTTCGATCGAAGGGTCAAACTTCGTTGGCTCGACCACGTAGATCACTCGCCCCGGTTGGTTCGGAGCGACGCCGACCTTGCCTTCCTCGGTCTGGAACACAGCCTTCATGAACTTGTCGCCGACGGAATCGAGTTCAGGAACGTTCCCGATCGTGGCACCTTGGAAACCGAACGAATCCATCCATGTGAAGGGGCCGAGGCCCTCTTTGAAATTGTCCTTCTTGTCAGCCGGGACGACTTCGGCCAGCGGTTTGCCAGCCTCGGCCTTCTTGGCCAACTCGGTCGCAGCTTCGGTTGCCAACTTACGCGCTTCGTCCAAGCGGATCGCCATCACGACTTCATCGCGAACTTGGTCCAACGTCGGCGTGTAGGCTTCGGTTTCCTCGGTTTTCCATGTGACGTAGATCTTGCCCGACTGATCGTCGGCAGTCCGCACAGGCGAAAACAGCGGCTGTTTCGGCAACTGAGTCTGGCCGTTATCGAAGCCGTACATCATCACACCAAAGCTTGGTCCCCGACGTCCGAATTGGGTACCGACTTCGAACGAGTTGGAGATCGGTTCGTCAGCGATCGACACTTCGGTATGAGGCCCGATCGATTCGAGTTGCAGTCCCAATTCTTTGGCCAATTTGGCCAGGTCTGGGCGAGCTGGCGGATCGACTTCTTTGCCGATTGCCAGGTTGCTGCGGTGGATGCCCAAACGGCTGAAGTGGTTCCGCATGGTCGAGGTGACCGTCGTGATCGCTTTGTCCATTCGGTCGCGAGCAACCGGCCCGGCCAATTCGGCCGCGATGCTGTCCCGGACGTCTTCGAAGGATTGGATCTTAGGAGCGGTCGGCTTCGGTTCGTCTGCGGTTTTGGGTTCTTCCTTGGTTTCCGCAGCTGGCTCTGCTTCCTCGGCTGGGGCAGGTTCCGCTGCGGCTTCTTCCTGCTTCATCTCTGCCGGTTCATCGGCCGGCTCTTCCGACTTTGGCTCGGCCTCGTCTTCGGCTGCCTTGTCTTCGGCTGCCTTGTCGTCCGTTGCCTTGTCGTCCGTTGCCTTGTCGTCCGCAGGCTTCTCTTCCGTTGCCTTTTCCTCAGCAGGCTTGTCGTCGGCAGCTTTTTCGTCCGCAGGCTTGTCGTCGGCAGCTTTTTCGTCGGCAGGCTTGGCTTCGTCGGCAGGCTTCTGGTCGGCGGCAGCTTCGTCGGACTTTTCGTCGTCTTGGAACGCAACCAATCGGACTTCCGATCGGCGGGTAGCTTGCGACGAATCTTCCTTGGCGGGTTCTTCGGCGGCGGCTTCTTCCACGACTTCCTCAGCAGCTTCTTCCGCTTTCTTAGCCGTTTCTTCGGCGGCCTTTTCGGTGGTTTCCGCTTCTTCGGCAGCTTCTTCTGCCTTCTTTTCGACAGCCTCTTCCTTGGCCGTTTCAGGATCCGCCGTCATTTCTTCTTCGACGACTTCCTGGGTTGGCTTCTCTTCTTCCTTGGCCGGTGGGGCTTGTGTTTTTTCTTCGGCGGCCACTTCAGCGGTTTCTTCTTCCTTGATCATTTCGATCTCGGCGCTGGCTTCTTCCGTTTCGGTTTCCTTCATCAGATCACCGACGGTGGGCTGAGCGATTTCGTCGACGGGCAATTGGAAATCGCCGCCGCTGAGACGTCGCTCGTATTCAGCCTTGATTTCGTCTTCGCTTAGCTTGGCGATTTCTTCGTCCAAGAAAGTTTGGTAGTTGCCGACCAAGTATTCGAATTTGGACGAATACCGTTTGTGAAAACCGGCCTCGGTCGACTGATCGCTAGCGTCACGATCTTTTCCGTCTTCGTAGACTTCTTGGATTCGCGATTCCGGCGGCTCGGCGTCCGTCTTTTCGATGTAATCGTTCACCAGCACGCCGTAGGCGTTGATCGTGGCGTTCTGATTCAATTTCAGGAAATTACGCCATTGTTCATCGGGCGTCAGCAACGGCCCCTGTTTGCCGAACAGACCCGAGTTGCCGCGTCGCAGGTAGACATCGGCCAACAAGTGATTGCGAAGCTGTTCGTACAGGTGGGGCGGCCCCATGCGGTTGCTGGTCGACTGCATCAGCATCGAGGTTCTTTCGCTGGGGCTGAAGAGCCCGTCGGTGAACCGTTCCAGCCAAACGTCCAGAGCGTTGTCGTCCAGTTCGAAACCAGCTTTTCGAGCTTGGTCGGCGAACATAAACGTACGGATGGTGCCTTCGTCGCTGGGGTTTTCGTTGATTCCCAGCGATCGAATTTGCTTGGCTTGGGCGTCATAATCGAACCCCGAAGTGCGGGGGACACCGCCACGGGCGATCGTTTGATTGGCTAGGTCAGCCAGAAATCGCACCGTTGCGGCATGATTTTGTGTGAAATAACTGACCCGATTTTGCGTCAAATCCATCCCGTCGTACTTGGCGACGACGACATCGTTGCCGGCGCCGGCCTGTTTTTGCAGGTATGTTTGCAGGATCGGCAGCACGACGAACGAGACCAACGCGAGCAAAGTCGCGAAGATCATGAACGGTTTCAGGTTCCGTCGGAACAGTTCAAAAGGACTGGTGCTCATGAGAAAAAGAACTTTCGGCCGCGATGGTCTGGCGGTAACTGGGCAGGGGGAATACGGTTTCCGTCGATCCGGAGAGAAATCGGCCAGTCGGCTTGACAACTGGGCCGGACCGTTCAACTCTCTTTGGACACGGGGGACTGCCTCGGCTAAACACTGGGTTCAACAGAGGGACATGCCGACGGCGTGCACCGACACGAACCGGAAAGCGTATCGCCGGCGGTTTTGAAGGGTCAAGCCGAGATTGATGCTTTGCAGCCTGACTACCTCCAGATTCGTCCCTCCGGACATCCCGTCCACCCCATTCTCCTTTTACCTTTTGATGTGTTTGCATGGCCAAAAGCACGGGCAAAGCGTTAGTGATCGTCGAATCGCCGGCGAAAGCACGAACGATCGCTAAATTCCTTGGCGCGAATTACTTGGTCGAGGCCAGTATTGGCCACGTTCGGGATTTGCCGGCCGGTAAAAAGGAGGTGCCAGAGAAGTTCAAGGCCGAACCGTGGGCCTATCTGGGGGTCAACACGGACGCCGATTTCGAACCGCTGTACATCGTTCCGGACGAAAAAAAGAAACAAGTTAAAAAGCTGAAAGATGCTTTGAAACAGGCCGACGAACTCTATCTGGCGACGGATGAAGACCGCGAAGGGGAAGCGATCAGCTGGCACCTTCAGGAACTTTTGAAGCCCAAAGTCCCGGTTCACCGCTTGGTATTCCACGAAATCACCAAGGAAGCGATCCAAAACGCCCTGTCGGCTACCCGCAAAATCGACGACTCGCTGGTCAAAGCCCAGGAAACCCGCCGGATCCTGGACCGCCTGTACGGATTCGACATGTCGAACCTGTTGTGGCGAAAAATCGGCAAAGGAACCAGCGCCGGACGCGTCCAATCGGTCGCGGTGCGGTTGATCGTCGACCGCGAACGCGAACGAATCGCTTTCGTCGATTCGACCTACTGGGACTTGGGCGCGGTCTTTGCGACCGCCGCTGGCGAACCGCTGCAGGCGACGTTGTCGACCGTCGACGGGCGACGAATCCCGCGTGGAAACGATTTCGATTCGACAACCGGTCAGTTGAAAAACCAAGACCTGTTGCAGATGAACGAGGTCCAAGCCAACGAATTGGCCGAAAAACTTCGCAAAGCAGACTTCAAAGTCACCAAAGTCGAAGTCAAACCGTTCACCGAACGACCACGGCCGCCGTTCACGACCAGTACGCTGCAACAGGAAGCCAACCGAAAACTTGGCTTCACCGCAAAACGGACGATGAGCGCAGCCCAACGGCTGTATGAAAACGGTTACATCACTTACATGCGTACCGACAGCATGACGCTTTCGAAAGAAGCGATCTCGGCCGCACGGAACCTGGTGACCAGCGAATATGGCCAAGACTTCCTGCACCCTGACGTCCGCGTGTACAAGGGGAAAGTGAAGAACGCCCAGGAGGCTCACGAAGCGATCCGCCCCGCCGGTACGCCGTTCCGTGTTCCCGAAACCATCCGCGGCGAACTGGATTCGGATCAGTTCCGGTTGTTCGATCTGATCTGGAAACGGACCGTTGCGTGCCAGATGGCGGACGCCAAAAAGCAACGCATCAGCATCAGCATCGAAGGTGGCGGAGCAACGTTCACCGCCAGCGGTACCAGCATCCTGTTTGAAGGGTTCCTGCGAGCCTATGTCGAGGGCAGCGACAATCCGGAACTGGAACTGGCCAACAAAGACACGCTGTTGCCCAACGTCCAATCGTCGGACCCATTGGACGCCAAAGAACTGGAACCCAAGGGGCACACCACCCAGCCGCCAGCCCGGTACACGGAAGCCTCGCTGACGCGGACGCTGGAAGAAAAAGGCATCGGGCGACCGAGTACGTACGCATCGATCATCGGCACGATTACCGACGAACGACGCAATTACATCGTCAAAAAGGGTTCCGCCCTGGTCCCGACCTGGCGTGCGTTCAGCGTGACGCGATTGATGGAAACGCACTTCGGAACGTTGGTGGATTACGAATTCACCGCCGAACTGGAAGACTTCCTCGATTCGATCAGCCGCGATGAAGGGGACCGCGATGACTACCTTCGCAAGTTCTACTTCGGCGACGATTCGACCGACAAACACAACGTCGGGCTGAAGCACCGCCTAGTGGAAAAGCTGGACAAGATCGATCCCAAAGAATCGGCGATGTTTACTCTGGGCACGCCCACCGAAGGGGAACACCTCGAAGAGGTCTTCGTTCGCGTTGGCAAGTTCGGTCCCTACCTGGAACAGGGCGATCGGACCGCATCGATCCCGGACGGTTTGCCGCCCGACGAAATGGACCTTCAAAAAGGCTTGGAACTGCTGGAAGCCGGCCAGGTCGAAGAGGAACCGATCGGCTCGGACCCCGAAACGGGCAAGCCAATCTACCTGAAAGTCGGCCGGTTTGGGCCCTACATCCAACTGGGCGAACCGGACGATCCAGAGAAACGAAACCAAGGGCTGCTGCAGGGGATGGAGGTCGCTGACCTGACGCTGGAATTGGCGTGCAAGCTGCTGACGCTGCCACGCACCCTGGGCGAACACCCCGAATCCAAGGCACCCGTCCAAGCGTTCGATGGCCGCTACGGGCCATACATCAAGTGCGAGAAAGACACGCGTTCGCTCCCAGCCGGTGTTTCGCCGCTGGAAGTGACTTTCCAGGAAGCCTTGGACCTGCTGAAACAACCCAAGACCCGCGGCCGGGGAACCCCGAAAGAGCCGCTGAAGATGTTCGAAAAACCTTCGCCGATCACAGAAAAGGAAGTCAAAATCCTCGAAGGCCGGTTCGGCCCCTACGTGACCGACGGAGAAACCAATGCCAGCCTGCGAAAGGGCATGGAACCGAAGGAAATGACCTTCGAAGCCGCTTTGGACCTGCTGGCTGAACGAGCCGCCAAGGGGCCAACGAAGAAAAAGAAAAAGAAGGCGACGAAGAAGAAAGCGACCAAAAAGAAGGTTGCAAAGAAGAAAACCACGAAGAAAAAGGCCGCCAAGAAGAAGGGCGTTGCCAAAAAGAAGGCTTAGTGGCCCAGGGTCGCCAAAACGACCTCTTCCCGTAATCCACGGGGCCAATTACACTTCGGCCCCAAACTAAACCACTCGGAGATGATATAGATGCCGTCCGGAATTGAACGCGTTCGCGAAATCCGTCGTTTACGCACCCGCAGAAAGAAAGTTGCGAAGCTGTTGGCTCGCGCCAAAGCCGGAACGATGGAAAAGTCGGAAGTCGCACGCAAACTGCGTCGCATGACGACCGGTGCTGAAGTCATCATCGAGCGCGAAGGCTTGAAGTAGAACCCTTCCAGGTTCTCGCCCCGCCCCCCCAGCTATCTGTCCAATCGATCTCACCAGAGATCGGTTCATGCTGCGCGGCGACGATTCGGCCACCGAACACGTGACCACCGAAAGCATTGGCGGTTTGCCGATTCAATGAGCCGTTAGGCGATAGCCTCGGTTAGCGTCACCTGGTACCGGAAACTTCCGGCCAAACGCAAACGCCGCGAAGCGTTCACGCTCCGAGCAGCTCTTCGTAGCGCAAGTAGCGCAACTCGCCAACAGCTTCGGCCACCGGACACGCGACTACCGAAAGTCTTGGCGACATTCGCTACGAAACACTTCGACGCTAGCGGCCCGATCAGGGCGTGGGCTTCAGTCGAGCGATGATCTTGTCGCCTTCGACCTGGATGCTTTCGAAGCGACGGATGGCCTTGGCACCCTTTTCGTCTTTGTAGATCTCCTTGGCCAGATTCTCGCTCTTCATCGCCTCCATGAACGTGTCGGGCAACGGTTCGCCCTTCACTTCGGCGGATACCAACCGGACCATCAAAACCCCTTCGTCCAGCGAAACGTCAAACGTTCCCGAACCATTGAAGTATCGCCCCTTGGACCCTGGGATGAACGAATCGGTGGGGACACTGATGTCACCGGTGATTTTCCCATCTTCGATTCGGACCAGCAGTTTGCCGCGAAGCTGCTTCTCTTTGGCGATCAAGGCATTGATATCGTCGGCGGTCAGCACCAATTCACGCCCTGGGGCGTCGGCATCAGACGGCTGATCCGGATCACCGGGCCCCTGCTGCGACGGCGAAGGCACTTGCTGCGGAAGCTGGCCGGACGGTTCGGCACTATCGTCGCTGGGGGTGACGTCCGCGACGGTGTCGCCCGATCCCGGATCCCCTTCGATCGCGGCTTCGGCCGCATCCTGAACCGCGGCGGTGCCGGCACCGCCGCTTTCCAGGCTGGCCTGAAACGCTTCGAGCCGCTGCTCCAGCTCCGCCAGCTTTTCCTCGGGGTATTCGACCGCGGGCAGTTCAAGCGGTTCGGTGTCGGTGAACTTTTCGACCTGTTTTTGAACCGCGAAATAGGTCCCGAAGCCGGCACACAAAATCAGAATCAGGCCGCCGACGAAGACGCCGATGCAGCCAAATAGCAGGCATCGGCCGTTTTTGGTTTCCGGTGGCCGGTCCACTGCCGGTCCGGCTGGAAAGACACCGCCGGCCGGAGCCTGGGTTTCGGGAGTGGGGTGATAGGCATCTGACACCGCGATGATTCTCCCGTTACTGCTGGTCAGGCCACGCAGCGCGCGCCTGCCGCAGCGATGACGTCAGTCGAGCTTTCTAACCCACCGACCATAGATTTTGGAACCATTCCACTCGGTCAGCCCGGCGAGGACTGTAGTTCGTGGTCGCGTTGAATTTTTGGTTCTCTAGGAAGCTCAAGAATGCCTGATGAGGCACTTCGGCGTGCTGAGCAACCAGGTCGACCATTTCGCTGTCGGCCTTCCACGCGTACAGGACCTTGTTGTCCTTTTCGAACTGCGAGTCCAGGTATTCTGCGTTCGTTGTACTGGTGACGACGAAATCGCAGCCCTTTTTGCATAGGAATCCTAGCAATGACGAAGCCAGTGCTCGCGTCAGCGTTAGGTCACCATCGCACGAAAACGATGCGATATTCCACACGCTGACGAATCCGTCCTCGTCCAAATCCTCCGGCGAAATTTTGACCGTGATGTCTTCTAAGCCTTCTCCAACCGCCATGGATTTTCCTTCGCGCACGTAATAAACAGTCGTTTGAGCACTGCATTATACCCTGCTTCGAAGTTTTCGATAAGGACCAGCAGCGTCGATCCCCAACACAGGCCCGGCACATGATCGACTCACGCCCGGCGACCACCCGGCGGACGTTGATGGCTGCCCGCACGGGGTGTGCCTGGATGCGTGACCGTTTGCTAGGCCGCGATCGAAAAGCCGCTGGCAAGTGGACGCCACGCGGCGACCACGACCGGGGCGACCACGACTGGGGGCCGTGTTCGGCTGCCACCGTGGCGTGATAGAATCCCGCCGCGGCGATGCCCCGGTCGACTTCGACAGAGGCGTTGGCCTGAAATCACCTCTCCCCCCCGAAATTGCGAGCGACCAGTTGGACAACCTCGATTCACTCAAAGGCAAGTGGACGCTTCGAAAAGTCCCGCTGAAACGGGGGACGCTGTTGGTCAGCATCAACGAGGCGGCGGTTCCATACGTCGGGAACCCTAAACTGGGAATCAAATTGGGGTTTGCCATCCCGTACAACCTGCCACCCGACGCGGGAGCCCCCGACCCGGAAGAAAACGACGACGTGTCCAAGTTGGAGGACGCGATCTGCGAGATCGTCGCTGCCCAGACCACCGGGATCCATGTGCTGACGCTGACGGCGCCGGACGCTAAAGAACTTGTGTTCTATGTCACCGAAGGCGTGGACGTCGCTCAACTGCACGAACTGGCACGCGCCAAAACGGACAACTACGACGTCCAGTGCATGGCCCAACGCGATCCACAGTGGCTGTCGTTTCAGGAATTCTTGCCCGCATCCTAAAAAGGCTGTCCGCTGCATCGGCTCCGTTTGTAGCACCGCCTCTAGGCGGAACGGGCACCGAGCGCCAGACCCGACCGAGCCGAAAAACGCCGGCTGAAGCCGGTACTACCAACGGAACGGACGGCTACCTTGATTCAGGGCACCGATGCTTGGGCGCTGGGAACCTGTGGCGCAGCGCCGCCACGACCGGATCACTCGGGTTCGATGCCAAAGTCTCGGATCGTGGTCAACGTGGTCAGCTCGATCCCTTTTTCTTTGAAGGCTTCGCGGCCGCCGGCCAATCGGTCGATGATGGCGATGACCTGGTCGACAACCAAACCAAACTTTCGGGCTGCTTCGACAGCCTGGATGGCACTGCCACCGCTGGTGATCACATCTTCGACGATGACCACACGTTGGCCGGGTTCGACGGGGCCTTCGACCTGCTTGCCGGTTCCGTGACCTTTGGGTTCCTTGCGAACCATGAACCCCTTCAGCATCAGATCACGCTGGCCGGCAATCGTTACGATCGACGCGGTGATCGGATCGGCCCCGATCGCCATGCCGCCGACTGCGGCCGGCAGTTCGCCCTGCGACTGCAGGACTTCTAGCATTCCCTCGGCGACGACGTTGGCGCCACGTGGATGCAGCGTCAGGGTTCGGCAATCCAGATAAAACGAAGCTTTCTTGCCGCTGGCCAGCGTGAAATCGCCTCGGCGCAGAGACTCGGATTGGATCAGTTCGATCAGTTCGTCGCGGTTGTACATGGGCGGCTAGCAGGTGGCAGGTAGATGACAAATGGTGACACGTGAATTTGATCACTGCGTCAAACACTGACAACCCGCCGTTTGCCCAGCGTCTGGTTACCCAGAGACTGTTTGCCCAGCGACTGGTTACCCAGAGCCGAATCGGCCTAGAGCTTCCTCGACACGCTGGGCCCACCCAACGACGGTGTCCCGTTACCGGATGGTCACCGACGAACCGAGCGAAATGATTCCGTACAGATCGTCGGCGTAGTCAGCCGCCAGACTGATGCAGCCCTTGTCGGTGGGTTGTCGACTTTTGGGGCTTCCGTGGATGCACATTTGCCCGCCCAGATCGATCCATGCGTTGCCGTAGGGATTTTCGGGGCTGCCCGGCGCGATGGGCGAACCGGCGGCGTCGTAATAGGTTCGGGATTCTTGCTTTTCCTGGACCGTGAACGTGCCCGGTTTCGGCACCGGATCGTTACCGACATCGATCGGGAAACGGCCAGCGTAAAGATCGCCTAGGAACAGCGTCAGCTCTTTGGCGTTTACGTCGACTTCGGCGCGAAACGGGCCGCGAACCACTTTCAGCTCTGTCCCGGGCAGGATCGTGACCGGGTCCTGGACTTGGTTGATGTTGGCCAGCAGTTGCCAAGGCACATCATACTTCTCTGCGATTTCGATCAGCGTCTCGGTCTGGCCGACACGATGGGCGCTCTCTAGCAGGTGACGTTGCGAATAGATCACGTCTGCTGCCAAAGGATCCAATCGCGAGATCAGTTCGCTGCGTTCTTCGCCGGTCAAATCCGGTGTGCTGTAAAAAATGCTTAGCGTCGCCAGCGCTTCTTTGCGTTGGTCGGCGGCGTATTGCCGGTCTGCGATCTGGATGGCGTTGGCGAGGCCAAGGTTGCGTTGGTCGCTGAGCGTCGCTCCGCGGTCCAAGCCGTCAACCGCTTGGTCGTTCATCTTGATTGCCGAAACCTGAGTCACGGGGACCTTGGATTCGTCGCTGCCCGACGCCTGAAACCGCTCGCCCGTATTTGGATCGAATTTCGATCGGGCCAATTCAGGGTCCGGCACGACAAACGATTGGTTGGTGCTGGGGTAGCCGTGGGCATCGCTGGCAACTTCCGCTGCCGCGGGAGCTGATGAAGCGTCGCTGATCGAAAAACTAGCGGCGCTGGCCGAGGTGCCACCGTCGAACGACGGAACACTCGATGGCACAGCCGCGGGCGAATTCATCGGATCGGGAGCCCCAAAGGGTTCCGGTTGCATCAGATTAGACGCGACCGAGTCGATGGGCTGAGTGATTTCAGGGGATCCATCGGCGATCCCCGTGTTGATTTCCAGTTCACCCAAGGATGGTGGCAGCACCGAATCCAGCATCAGCGTGCCATCATCGTTGATCACCAACATGTCTTCGACATCGGGCGGCAACGGTTCGGGAGGAGTCGTCAACGACACCCAACTGCCGTAGATGACGGTCATCAACAGCACAACGATGGCAGCGGTTTTCAGCGTTTGCACGACTGTCCTCCATGACTGGGCCGGCAAACACGACGAAGGCCCAGGTCTTTGATCCTATTTTGCGATAAGAACGGATCTTGTCCGCGCTTATCTTTTCCAACGACGAGCCTAGCGAATCCCTACCCAATCGATCCAGCCCAGTTCTGGTCCGGTCGAAATCGGTCTCGCAATCACCGCCTGCTGCCCCCTCGGGCGACATCCGCGATCTTGGCTGGATACCTTGACAAACGGCGTCGATGTGGCCAGAATTGCACTTGATGAGACTGATTCTCAACAAAGGAAACGAAACCTTGACGACCTTAGATCAGCTGTTGCCGGGCCAATGTGGAGAGATCGTTCGCATCGACGGTGTCGATGGGATCGCGTCGCGACTTCGCGAGATGGGATTCATCCCCGGCGAATCGGTCGAATATCTGCGTCGCGCACCGCTTGGTGACCCGGTGAAGTGTTCGATCCAAGGTTGTCGGATTGCAGTCCGCAGCGGCGAGGCACGTCGGGTACAGGTCCAACCGATCGGTTAACCCCGACCTTGGTTTCCCCGCCCACCATTTTCCCACCCCAACACCCTCCTGCATTCTTCGCTCGGCGCCCGTTTCGCAGGCGCTTGGAACGAGGCGTGTTTTTCAGGGCAACTTTCTCGTGAAGGGGCCGCTGACGTGGCCGCATGCGTTCCATGGCCACAGCCTCGGAAGACTCCCGTTCGAGTGAATCGGCCGGTCCCGGCCAGGAAGACGGCAGCAAACTCGGTGACCGAATCGCCCGAGTCGCGCTGGTGGGAAACCCCAACACGGGCAAAAGCACGCTATTCAATGCGCTAGCCGGATTGCACGTGCGCACCGGCAACTATGCCGGCGTCACGATCGAAAAGAAGGTCGGGCGATGCACTTTGCAGTCTCGCAAAATCGACTTGGTCGATTTGCCGGGCACCTATTCGTTGGCCCCGCGTTCGCCCGACGAACTGGTCGCGGTAGAAGTGCTGACAGACGACTTGGTCAACGAACCGCCGGTCGAGGTGGTCGTTTGTGTGGTCAATTCGGTCCAACTTCAACGCAACCTGTTCCTGGTCAGCCAGCTATTGGAACTGGGCAAGCCGACGATCATCGCACTGAACATGATCGACGCGGCCTCGGCACGCGGGATCACCATCGACGTGGAACGGCTGTCCAAGCAATTAGGGGTCGAAGTCATTCCCACGTCGGCTTCCAAACGACGCGGAATCACAGAACTGAAACAGGCGATCGAGCGTCATCTGTCGGATTCGCCCACGGGTCAAACAGCCCACATCCACCGCGAACAGACGCTGCCGAAAAACTTCTACAAAATTTGCGACGAGCTGCGGGAAGGATTGCTACAGCATTCTTGCATCAGTGTTTCCGCAAGCGGTGAATCCGGCGGCCAGTCCGGCAATTCGACCCGTCCGGGCATGCCAAGCCTTCCCGACGATTATCTGATTCAACGGATGCTGCTGGACCGGGGCGGCGAATCCGAGCGACGATCGATCCGGGAACTCGGTGGCGGTGTGCTGCCGGTTTTGTCGGCCGCCCGGCAAAAGGTTGCCGATGAAATTGGCGACCCGACCGACATGGAATGCAACGCTCGCTACGCGTGGGCTCGCGAAAAACTAAACGGCGTCTTGGGCCAATCGGGCCAAGGATCGTCGTCGGCGACCGATTGGTTGGATGCGGTGCTGACCAATCGCTTGGCCGGGATGTTCCTGTTTGCGGCTGTCATGTTCCTGATCTTTCAATCGATTTATGTCTTGGCTTCGTGGCCGATGGACATCATCGACGGATGTTCGGGATGGGTGACGGACTTGGTCACGTCGTGGATGGCGCCTGGCATCCTGCGCAGTTTGATCACCGATGGCGTGATCGCTGGAGTCGGCGGCGTATTGATTTTCCTGCCGCAGATCGCCTTGTTGTTTTTCTTTTTGGCGGTCCTAGAGGACTGCGGTTACATGGCGCGAGCAGCGTTCTTGGTCGACCGCGTGATGGCCATGTTCGGATTAAGCGGCAAGTCGTTTCTGCCGATGATGAGCTCGTTTGCCTGTGCGGTGCCCGGTGTGATGGCGACTCGCGTGATCGAAAACCGGCGCGATCGATTGGCGACGATCATGGTGGCACCGTTGATGAGCTGCAGTGCTCGGCT
Protein-coding regions in this window:
- the feoB gene encoding ferrous iron transport protein B, with amino-acid sequence MATASEDSRSSESAGPGQEDGSKLGDRIARVALVGNPNTGKSTLFNALAGLHVRTGNYAGVTIEKKVGRCTLQSRKIDLVDLPGTYSLAPRSPDELVAVEVLTDDLVNEPPVEVVVCVVNSVQLQRNLFLVSQLLELGKPTIIALNMIDAASARGITIDVERLSKQLGVEVIPTSASKRRGITELKQAIERHLSDSPTGQTAHIHREQTLPKNFYKICDELREGLLQHSCISVSASGESGGQSGNSTRPGMPSLPDDYLIQRMLLDRGGESERRSIRELGGGVLPVLSAARQKVADEIGDPTDMECNARYAWAREKLNGVLGQSGQGSSSATDWLDAVLTNRLAGMFLFAAVMFLIFQSIYVLASWPMDIIDGCSGWVTDLVTSWMAPGILRSLITDGVIAGVGGVLIFLPQIALLFFFLAVLEDCGYMARAAFLVDRVMAMFGLSGKSFLPMMSSFACAVPGVMATRVIENRRDRLATIMVAPLMSCSARLPVYLLLIGAFIPATGVLGGWLSLPALVLMAMYLVGVVTAIPVAWILKKTILRGEVAPFVLELPEYKIPSMRVVFSRVWEASKAFVIRAGTLIFAASILIWFAGYWPGDHSRQYALETQQESLEARLEAATGDDDQDAVEDVAAINAMTTELESVQSELQIVSAGLLEGSSLGRVGHAIEPVVRPLGWDWKIGVGALASFPAREVIIATLGTIYSLGGDPDEEGLAGAMRASTHPDGSPVYSIPVALSVMVFFALCAQCVSTLLVIRRETNSWFWPIFSFTYMTVLAYVGALVTYQVGSRLF